In the Euphorbia lathyris chromosome 5, ddEupLath1.1, whole genome shotgun sequence genome, one interval contains:
- the LOC136230785 gene encoding thioredoxin-like protein Clot produces the protein MPLKVLDANLSTFDSVFEKFRSEAPDYKASLILFLADIDSSTNLSWCPDCVRAEPVIYKKLEASSDEIVLLRTYVGDRPTWRNPQNPLRIDSVFKLTGVPTLISWHNGAIKGRLEDNEAHLEHKIHALVFAE, from the exons ATGCCTCTCAAGGTATTGGATGCTAATTTATCAACCTTCGATAGTGTTTTTGAGAAATTCAGATCGGAGGCGCCTGATTACAAAGCAAGTTTAATTCTCTTCTTGGCTGATATAGACTCATCCACCAATCTTAGTTGGTGTCCTG ACTGTGTGAGAGCTGAACCGGTAATATACAAGAAGCTGGAAGCATCATCGGATGAGATCGTACTTCTGCGCACGTATGTCGGAGATAGACCGACATGGAGGAATCCTCAGAATCCACTTAGAATAGATTCAGTGTTCAAGCTTACTGGTGTTCCAACACTAATCTCCTGGCACAACGGTGCAATTAAAGGCCGCCTTGAGGATAATGAAGCTCACCTTGAACACAAAATCCATGCCCTTGTTTTCGCGGAATAA